The genomic region GCTTCCCGCCTGCCTCGGCGATGATTCTCCCGAACGGATCACACACGAAAGAGTGGCCGAAAAATTCGATTCCGTTCGTTCCCGCTTCATCTTCGTGACCGACACGATTCGGCGCCGCGACGAACACTCCGTTCGAGATTGCGTGAGCGCGCTGCGCCGTCCGCCATGCATCGAGCTGTGACTCGCCGAACTCCGCTTTCTCGGCCGGGTGCCAGCCTATCGCCGTGGGATAGAACAGGATCTCGGCGCCGAGCAAGGCATTGATGCGGGCCGCTTCCGGATACCACTGGTCCCAGCAGATCAGCACCCCGATCTTCGCGTAACGCGTCTTCCACACGCGAAATCCATGGGATCCCTTATGATCTCCGTCGTACTGGACGTGTGAGTCGCCGGGCGTGAAGTAATACTTCTCGTAGAACAGCGGATCGTCGGGGATGTGCATCTTCCGGTACACGCCGAGCAATGAGCCGTCGGCATCTATCACGGCCGCTGAATTCCGGTAGACCCCTGCAGCCTGCCGCTCGAAGATCGGCACGATGACAACGATCTCCATCTCTTTCGCGAGCGACTGCATGCGCTCGACCGTC from Gemmatimonadaceae bacterium harbors:
- a CDS encoding carbon-nitrogen hydrolase, which gives rise to MTTPFTIGLVQESVTADAASNLEHAVARIREAAGRGAQIICLQELFNSPYFCKAEKCDRFDLAEPIPGPTVERMQSLAKEMEIVVIVPIFERQAAGVYRNSAAVIDADGSLLGVYRKMHIPDDPLFYEKYYFTPGDSHVQYDGDHKGSHGFRVWKTRYAKIGVLICWDQWYPEAARINALLGAEILFYPTAIGWHPAEKAEFGESQLDAWRTAQRAHAISNGVFVAAPNRVGHEDEAGTNGIEFFGHSFVCDPFGRIIAEAGGKPAVLVAECDRGLIEETRRNWPFLRDRRIDAYAPILNRYIG